A stretch of the Streptococcus oralis genome encodes the following:
- a CDS encoding AraC family transcriptional regulator, translating into MLVFSEYQTGTIDLSLSFYGYEECTPNYSFGPAIRDTYVLHYITKGKGQFHYKGKIVDLKTGDFFLLKPDELTFYQADNQDPWAYYWLGITGGRAPDYFALSQISNQSYLIQSNNCHTQTTAKLISDIVRFAQITKSNELAQLHIMGQLHELMFHLGTIAPNQKKENISSTHQLYLDCKRLIDSHYPQSLTIQDLAKELSVHRSYLTSVFKEFHQLSPKEYLLFVRMKRAQQLLEHTNETIKVIAYSVGFSDPLHFSKAYKQFFHKTPSQTRKEYSHSLSARKENQ; encoded by the coding sequence ATGCTCGTTTTTTCAGAATACCAGACTGGAACAATTGATCTTTCTCTTAGCTTCTACGGTTATGAAGAATGCACGCCTAACTATTCTTTTGGCCCAGCTATTCGTGACACATACGTTCTACATTACATTACTAAAGGAAAAGGTCAATTTCATTATAAGGGTAAAATTGTTGATTTAAAGACAGGAGATTTCTTTTTACTAAAACCAGATGAATTAACATTCTATCAAGCAGATAACCAGGATCCTTGGGCTTACTACTGGTTGGGGATCACTGGAGGGAGGGCACCTGACTACTTTGCTCTATCTCAAATTTCTAACCAATCTTACCTCATCCAGTCAAATAACTGTCATACACAGACAACTGCAAAACTCATCTCAGATATTGTCCGCTTTGCTCAGATTACAAAATCTAATGAATTGGCTCAACTCCACATCATGGGACAACTCCATGAACTAATGTTTCATCTAGGAACGATTGCTCCCAATCAGAAAAAAGAGAATATTTCATCAACCCACCAGCTCTATCTTGACTGCAAACGATTAATTGATAGTCACTATCCACAATCGCTCACCATTCAAGATTTAGCAAAAGAGCTATCGGTTCATAGAAGTTACTTAACTAGTGTGTTTAAAGAATTTCACCAACTCTCTCCAAAGGAATATTTACTTTTCGTTCGAATGAAGCGTGCGCAACAGTTACTAGAACACACCAATGAAACGATAAAAGTCATTGCGTATTCTGTGGGTTTTTCAGATCCACTACATTTCTCAAAAGCCTACAAGCAGTTTTTTCATAAAACACCTAGTCAAACTCGAAAAGAATACTCTCATTCCCTCTCAGCTAGAAAGGAAAATCAATGA